Genomic DNA from Haloplanus sp. HW8-1:
ATCTCGTACTCGCCGTCGGGGTCCTGCTCCATCGACATGAACACGAGCGTGGCGAGTTCGAGGCCGCGATAGATCACCTCGAAGGCCGGCCCGGCGTTGCCGCCGCCGACCCACGGGTCCTCGATGTAGGTGATCTCCGCGGGGTCGACACCCATCGACTCGAAGAACCGATCGCAGTAGGCGACCGTCTCGTCTTTCCAGTACACCTCGCCCTCGTAGGCGTAGTCGTCCTCGGCGTCCTCGCGGACGTTGAACGCGTGGTGGGCCATCATCTCGAAGGCCATCGTGTGCCGGCCGGTCTTGCCGACGTTGTCGATGTCCTGCATCCGGATGCAGGGCTGGCTGATCGTCAAGGGGTTGGCCGGCGGCGGCGTCTCGCCGGACGTGACCAGCGGCTGGAAGTCGTAGATCGACGCCTGCGTCAGGAGGACGTCGTCGCGCCAGCGGTTCGCCGCCACGGGGTAGGGATCGATGCGCTCGTGGCCGTTGTCCTCGAAAAAGGAGAGGAACGCCTCGCGCATCTCTTCGAGCGTGTACGCCTCGTCGAACCCGGGACTACCGATGAAGTCGTAGTCGTCACAGGGTGGCTCGCCACAGGTGTCGCGGTCCACCCGCGCCCAGAAGTGTACGCCACACGAGGCACACTCCTGTCGTGTGAACCCCTCCTCCTCGAAGTACTCGAGGCGGTAGGCGTCTTCGAGTTCGCTCATTACACCCTCCTTGGCCCGTCTCGGCCTAAAACAGTTCCGGGAACGCGTCTCCGGCCCGTCAGCGGCGGTGCGGCCCCGCTACGACTCCTCCAGCGCCAGCGCCGCCAGCATCGCCTCCAACTGCACTCGCTCGTTGGCGCCCTCGGTGATCCGGTAGTCGGCCTCGCCCAGTCGCTCCATCAACTGGACCGTCCGCCGGTCGCCGAGGTCGAACTCCCACGCCGACCGGTGGAGTTGATCGATCACGTCGCCGCCCGCCATGCCCGAGTCCACGAGGAGCGTCTCCAGCGTCGACCGCGCACGCGGGAAATCTCCCTCGATCGCGGCCTCGACCATCGATTCGATCTCCTCGGGGCGGGCGGTGCTGGTGACGGTGTAGACGGCCTCCTCGTCGACCACCTCGCCGGTCGTCGCCGCCGCCTGCAGCGTGTTGATCGCCCGTCGCATGTCGCCGCCGGCCGCGTAGACCAGCGCGTCGATGCCGGCGTCGGTCACCTCGATCCCCTCCGCCTCGGCGATCTCGCGGGCCTGTGCTTCGATCGCGTCGTCCGGCAGCGGCGAGAACCGGAAGACCGCACACCGTGACTGAATCGGGTCGATGATCCGACTGGAGTAGTTACACGAGAGGATAAAGCGGGTGTTGTCCGCGAACTGCTCCATCGTGCGACGAAGTGCTGACTGGGCGTCGGAGGTGTTGTGCGTCAGTATTCCGTTAGCGAGCATGAAGTTCGGCGTCCCCTCCATGCTGATGTTGTAGGCTTCTCCGCGGTGGCTGTGTTCGATACGGCTGATTCCGACGGTTGGGACCGATTGCAGGCCCCCGTCCGACAGGACGGCCGGATCGAACTCGGACCGTTCGTAGTGTTCGTGGTGGGGGAGATCCCCGTCGCCGACGACGACGAACGTGTATTCGTCGCCGTAGGTTTCGAGGAACTCTTCGACCTTCTCCGTCTGCCCCCACAGTTCGGCGACCCCTTTGACCTCGATGACCGTATCGTCGACCAAGAAGTCGGGATGGTACACCGATTCGGACAGTTCGAACGCCGGCTCGTACTCGTAGTCGATATTCGCGTCCTGTAACGCTGTTCCGACTTCGTACTCCCAATCCGACCGAACGAGGTGACCGAGTTCGTCGCTATGTCTGACGTTTCCTCCCGTGGGATCGTGTCCCTGTAATGCGTCCGAGACCTTCCGTGCAACCTCGGGATCGCGCATGGGATTGTTGTCGCCACGGATATCACAGACCGGGTAATCGCAGTTCTCGACGCTCTTTTCGATGACCGCTGCCTTTTCCTCGTCGCTGAGACTCGCCCACCACTCGGACGAAGCCTCCCCGATCTCGTCTTTGACCCGTTCGGGATCGGCGTCGACGACCCACTCCTCCCACGAGGTTCCGGACCGCATCTCGCTTATCGTTTCGCGGACTCGCGCGACCGTCTCGTCGTCCATCTCCCAGACGTGGGTCCCGTGGAACGCTCCACCGTAGTTCGGGTTGTTCTCGCCAGCGAACCGCCCGTCAGAGAGTTTCTCGACGATCTTCTGACGCCGTTCGTCCGACCACGTCGTCCCGTGCATCGGGTTCCGTTCGCCGCTCATATCCCGGCTGTGTCCCTCGTCCTTGCAGTCGACGGAGCAGAACCGCCCGGCCGTCCAAGCATCACAGATTTCGCACCGCGACACGCCGATGTCGTCTTTGAAATCCGCGATCTCGTCTCCCGGGGACAGGTCACGCAACTCTTTTTCCACGAGTTGTCCCTCTTCGTCAACTACGAAGAATGGGTGGCTCAAACTCGCTAGGATCGTCCGACCGTCCTCTAGTTCCATCTCGAAGAAGTCCGCGACGCCCGAATCGACGAGTTTTCCGCTGTCGGACTGGATCACGTTCGTCTCGAAATCGACCGATGGAATCGGTTCTCCCTCCTCGCTCACCTCCTCTATCGGCTTCACTTCGGGTTTCGACGGATACCCGGTAACCACCTCAGTCCCCGGCGGCACGCACAACGAGTCCGCCTCGTCGAGGAATATAACTCGGTAGTCGAACCCACCGAAAGAAGACCGCGCGAAGTTCTTGATTCGGTCGCGCACCACGTCGATGCCGCGCTGGTCCGAGGCGTTGAGTTCGAGGAAGTTCCCCCGCCAGTCCTCGCCGTACACCTCGCGGGCGATGGCCGTGGCGCAGGTGGTGTTGTGCATCACCGTCGGCACGCTACCGGCGACGTAGTTGCGAGTTCCGGGGACGGTGAGGTCGTAGACTCGCTGCGGTTCGTCGACACGCTCGACCGATTCGACTTCGTCGAAGTAGAGGTCGGCGTCCGTGAGCGTGTGTAACGTCGTGAGTGCGTCGAGCACTTCGTCGGACAGCATTCCAGCCGCGACGGATCGGAGACGATCCGCGACGGTTCGGAACCGTGTCAACGACCCGAGGTCGTTGCCACCGTCGAGGAGGCTCTGTACGTCCGTCCCACGCATCTCGGTTCCCTCGGCAACGTGGGCGTACGGAACGCCTAGCACCTCGATCCCGTCCGCAAGCTTCGTTCGAACGTGATCTATGTCGACGTCAGCACCGATCCCGTCGAGGCGATCAAGGAGTTCTATCGTGCGCTCGCTTCCGGGCGTCCGCCGTCCGTCCGCATATTCCAGGAGCCGGTCGGGCCGGACGCCGACCTGTTCTGTGAGCGTTCGACGCATCTCGATGGGCTCCAGTTCGCCTCGTGTGCGGAGCCATTCCGCAGGGATCGCCACGGTTGTGTCGAGGTCGGCGGCGAGTTCGTCGATCCGTTCGAGCGTCCGCTGTGCGTCTTCGAGACGCCCCGTGGCAGCGTCGACGAGATCGTCCACACGGTCGAGATACCGCTCGCGGCCGGGCGACTCGGGATTCAGGCTCTCCGGAACGTGGTCGCCTTTCGTCAGGTAGAGCGGCTCACAGAGCGTGTCGACTGCCGTCTGTGTCGGTACCGTGTCGTCGTTCGGGTTCGAGTCGCGGGCGACGTTGTCCGCGAGTCGTTCGGCCTTTCGGTCGATCGTGAAGCCGATCTCGTCGGCGAACCGTTCGAGATGGTCGGAGCTGGAGACGTACAGGGTGTGGTACTCCCGTTCGGTTCCCGACCCGTTCGTCGGCGTCTTCCGCTCGCGCTTGCGTCTGCTCGGGATTCCGAATCCCGAAAGCAAGTACGAGAGGAGCGTGACGAGGCGTTCGTTCTTCTGTGTCAGTTCGATCACCCCGCCGTCAGTAACGTGTGCCTCGGCGTCGAAAACGGCCCGGAGGAACGCCGCTCGACTCGACCCGTCGGCGCGTACGAGCGCGGAGCCGACACCGTCCGTCCCGCCCATGGCGTCGAAACAGGATTCGAGGAAGTGGGTCAGCGTCCGGGTATTGATCTCCCGGTACGGAACGCCGTCCTGTATCCCCTGCCGCGGCTCGACGCCGAACGCCGACTCGGCCGCCGTCTCGAATCGGTCGAGCAATCCGTCGTCGGTGTTGTAGAACTTCACCCGCCCGCCGTCTATTCGAGCCTCGCTCACGGCCAATCCGACGAACGACGCCAGCGTCGGTGTGAGTTCCCACGGCGGCGTTATCGGAGCGGATCGCTGGTTGTTGCGGTTGACGTACTGGACGGCAGTGACGTGGTTCCGTAGCTCGTCGTGAGAAACGTCGATGTCACGGAGATACGACAGCGAGCAGACGGTACTCGGTTCGTCGAGGGATACGTCCAGCGTCCGGCGATACGACTGCACCGTCTTCTTCGGGGTGCCGGCGGCGTCGGCGATGGTGTCGTCCGACTCTCCCCGTCTGAATCCAGCAACGGCGCGCTTCTTTATGCCGACGTAGCTCTCCTCGGCCGGGATGTCGTGTTGGGCGGCGAACGCCTCGGTGACGTGAACGAACGTCCGGTCGCCGTCCATCGCGTCGATCCAGTTCAGCCGATCCGTTCCCTGCGGAAGTGGGGACCGTCGCGGGCGGACCACGCGTGTACCGGCGTCGAGGTCACCGGCAGGAAGCCACTCCAGTCCGTCGTGACCGATAGTCAACAGTCTGTGTTCCGGCGTCACGGTCAACTCGTTACCGTCACGGGTCGTGACACGAACGAGGTCGTCCGTCGTTTTCCCGAAGACGTGCGACGGCGCCATGAACTCGAATGAACCACGTTCGTCGAACGTCAACACTTCTAGGTCGTCGTCCGGAGGGGCGAACCCGTCCACGTCGTCGACGATCTCCCCGATCCGTTCGACCCCGCGATTCGTCAGAACCGGCGTCTCGCCGGTTACGCACTTGCCGATGCCGGCCGGTCCCGAAAACAGGAGGTGCGGCAGGTCCTCCTGTGCGATGTAGCTTTGCAGTCGGTCGACGATGTCGTCCTGTCCTTTCACGTCCGCCAGGGTCTGCGGGCGGTACTTCTCGATCCAGATCTCCCGCCCCGCCGCCGACCCCTCGGTATCGCTCATACCGTATCGAAGGGGGCGGTCGCCACATAAACTGAGTGGAACCCGAAGGTTCAGGGCGGTCGGCCGACTCCCCTCGACCATGCCGACGGTTCGTGTCGAGGTGGTGGGCGAGGGGAGCCGACGGCTGGATCTCGACGCCGACGCCACCTACGGCGATCTGCTCGTGGCCCTCTCCTTTAGCCCTCACGAGGCGGCCGTCCTCGTCGACGACGCTCCCGTCCCCGAGGACCGCCCGGTCGACTTCGCGGCCGACGAGGTGCGTGTCCTCAGACTGGTGAAGGGGGGGACGAACGCGGACGAGGGATCGGCGACCACGGTGGACGACCGCGTGCGGGTCCGCCCGGCCGCCGCCGACGACCACCTCGACGTGATGCGCGTCGTCGACGGCGCGATGCTGACGGCCGACGCCGAACGGGTGCGGGACCGCATCGACGCGGGGACGGTCCTCGTGGCGACCGTCGAGGGCCGGGTCGTCGGCGCCCTCGTTCGGGAGGGCGACCGGATCACCGCGGTGGCGACCCGCCGGCGGTGGCGGGGGCGGGGCGTCGGCACAGCGCTCGTCTCGGCGGCCGCCGAAGGCCGGGAGCGTCTCGTCGCCGCGTTCGACCCCGGCCTGCGTCCGTTCTACGAGTCGCTGGGGTTCGAGACAGAACCGATGGGGGACGGCGACCGCCTCCGCGGGCGCTTAGAGCGGTAGCCACCGTCGGGCCGCGACCCCCACCTCGTCGGCCCAGTAGAGCAGCGCGACGGTGAACAGGAAGACGACGGTCGAGAGGTCCCACGCGAGGCCGGTCAGCGCCGACCCGAACAGCGTCGTCGCGCCGAGCAGTGGCAACAGGAGGGAGAAGGCACAGCCCACACAGGAGAACAGCCCCAGCACACCGGAGAGCACCGCCCCGGTCGCATCGAGCAGGCGGGCGTAGACGAGGTAGGACATGGCGACGTAGCCGACCACCTTGAACGGGATGATCGACAGCCGGACCCGGGGCGTCCCGTAGACGAGGATCGGCCCCAGCCCCGGGATGTTCCAGTGGACCGAGGCGACCGCGCCGCCGGCGAGTGGACCGCCGATCCCGAGTTGGAGGGTGCCCCCGGCCACCAGCAAGAGAAACAGGTAGCCCGCCGACAGGGCAGCCG
This window encodes:
- a CDS encoding LAGLIDADG family homing endonuclease; amino-acid sequence: MSDTEGSAAGREIWIEKYRPQTLADVKGQDDIVDRLQSYIAQEDLPHLLFSGPAGIGKCVTGETPVLTNRGVERIGEIVDDVDGFAPPDDDLEVLTFDERGSFEFMAPSHVFGKTTDDLVRVTTRDGNELTVTPEHRLLTIGHDGLEWLPAGDLDAGTRVVRPRRSPLPQGTDRLNWIDAMDGDRTFVHVTEAFAAQHDIPAEESYVGIKKRAVAGFRRGESDDTIADAAGTPKKTVQSYRRTLDVSLDEPSTVCSLSYLRDIDVSHDELRNHVTAVQYVNRNNQRSAPITPPWELTPTLASFVGLAVSEARIDGGRVKFYNTDDGLLDRFETAAESAFGVEPRQGIQDGVPYREINTRTLTHFLESCFDAMGGTDGVGSALVRADGSSRAAFLRAVFDAEAHVTDGGVIELTQKNERLVTLLSYLLSGFGIPSRRKRERKTPTNGSGTEREYHTLYVSSSDHLERFADEIGFTIDRKAERLADNVARDSNPNDDTVPTQTAVDTLCEPLYLTKGDHVPESLNPESPGRERYLDRVDDLVDAATGRLEDAQRTLERIDELAADLDTTVAIPAEWLRTRGELEPIEMRRTLTEQVGVRPDRLLEYADGRRTPGSERTIELLDRLDGIGADVDIDHVRTKLADGIEVLGVPYAHVAEGTEMRGTDVQSLLDGGNDLGSLTRFRTVADRLRSVAAGMLSDEVLDALTTLHTLTDADLYFDEVESVERVDEPQRVYDLTVPGTRNYVAGSVPTVMHNTTCATAIAREVYGEDWRGNFLELNASDQRGIDVVRDRIKNFARSSFGGFDYRVIFLDEADSLCVPPGTEVVTGYPSKPEVKPIEEVSEEGEPIPSVDFETNVIQSDSGKLVDSGVADFFEMELEDGRTILASLSHPFFVVDEEGQLVEKELRDLSPGDEIADFKDDIGVSRCEICDAWTAGRFCSVDCKDEGHSRDMSGERNPMHGTTWSDERRQKIVEKLSDGRFAGENNPNYGGAFHGTHVWEMDDETVARVRETISEMRSGTSWEEWVVDADPERVKDEIGEASSEWWASLSDEEKAAVIEKSVENCDYPVCDIRGDNNPMRDPEVARKVSDALQGHDPTGGNVRHSDELGHLVRSDWEYEVGTALQDANIDYEYEPAFELSESVYHPDFLVDDTVIEVKGVAELWGQTEKVEEFLETYGDEYTFVVVGDGDLPHHEHYERSEFDPAVLSDGGLQSVPTVGISRIEHSHRGEAYNISMEGTPNFMLANGILTHNTSDAQSALRRTMEQFADNTRFILSCNYSSRIIDPIQSRCAVFRFSPLPDDAIEAQAREIAEAEGIEVTDAGIDALVYAAGGDMRRAINTLQAAATTGEVVDEEAVYTVTSTARPEEIESMVEAAIEGDFPRARSTLETLLVDSGMAGGDVIDQLHRSAWEFDLGDRRTVQLMERLGEADYRITEGANERVQLEAMLAALALEES
- the samp2 gene encoding ubiquitin-like small modifier protein SAMP2, coding for MPTVRVEVVGEGSRRLDLDADATYGDLLVALSFSPHEAAVLVDDAPVPEDRPVDFAADEVRVLRLVKGGTNADEGSATTVDDRVRVRPAAADDHLDVMRVVDGAMLTADAERVRDRIDAGTVLVATVEGRVVGALVREGDRITAVATRRRWRGRGVGTALVSAAAEGRERLVAAFDPGLRPFYESLGFETEPMGDGDRLRGRLER
- a CDS encoding DUF7546 family protein, with amino-acid sequence MSGAYGPLSRVRRLLASEMAAVRWWLLVVAAELALVTAYLAVTDVVITEPRYVVYPFAWINVGVWAMLRIRTPAVDRRQWSVAAALSAGYLFLLLVAGGTLQLGIGGPLAGGAVASVHWNIPGLGPILVYGTPRVRLSIIPFKVVGYVAMSYLVYARLLDATGAVLSGVLGLFSCVGCAFSLLLPLLGATTLFGSALTGLAWDLSTVVFLFTVALLYWADEVGVAARRWLPL